The proteins below come from a single Cannabis sativa cultivar Pink pepper isolate KNU-18-1 chromosome 3, ASM2916894v1, whole genome shotgun sequence genomic window:
- the LOC133036014 gene encoding uncharacterized protein LOC133036014, whose amino-acid sequence MHSSWCWRKIIELKNDLKCKITPRDFMAETCKIAEVYKILTAPTESYHWSKQVWSRLNIPKHSFLIWLAVQDRLKTRERLFRFNVAAEATCILCNDLNENTSHLFFDCKFSQSCLSQIKVWLNWRVVSVSLQGLLRWINRSKASKFRRGIFAGTIAALVYHIWKARNLKLWQANTIDPDQVVQEVKWQVKTRITYVMPKQVLNTD is encoded by the coding sequence ATGCACAGTAGCTGGTGTTGGAGGAAGATTATTGAGCTTAAAAATGATTTAAAATGCAAGATAACCCCTCGGGATTTCATGGCTGAAACATGTAAAATTGCTGAAGTCTACAAAATACTAACAGCTCCTACAGAAAGCTATCACTGGAGTAAGCAGGTTTGGTCGAGACTAAACATCCCCAAGCATAGCTTCTTGATATGGCTAGCAGTTCAAGACAGACTGAAAACCAGGGAGAGGCTATTTAGATTCAATGTTGCAGCAGAGGCTACTTGCATTCTctgcaatgatctaaatgaaaatacttctCACCTATTCTTTGACTGTAAGTTCTCTCAGAGTTGCTTAAGTCAAATTAAAGTCTGGTTAAATTGGAGAGTAGTATCTGTCTCACTACAAGGACTATTGAGATGGATTAACAGGTCCAAGGCTAGCAAGTTCAGAAGAGGTATTTTTGCTGGTACAATTGCAGCTCTAGTTTACCACATTTGGAAAGCAAGAAATCTCAAATTGTGGCAAGCAAACACAATCGATCCAGACCAGGTTGTTCAAGAAGTCAAATGGCAAGTCAAAACTAGGATCACCTATGTGATGCCTAAGCAAGTTTTAAACACAGATTAA